The genomic interval CAAATAGCTGTCACTGTGAGCAATGTTTTCGGCGAGGCCAACATACGCGACTTTTTAAAATTCTCTCTGTAGCTTTTCATACTCGCTTTACCATCCGCTTCACTCATAAATTCCCCAAACGCATACGCCACTCCATTTTCAGCTGCAAGCATGGCACTTTTTTTACTCGTTCCAAGCATCCATATTTCAGGCGGGACATCTGGAACTGGTGCTGGTTTTACGGTGGAAAATGCATGAGAGTCAGGAAAATCATCATGGAGAAATTGAATTAATTCAGCAACTAGCTCCGGCATTTTCCACACATTTTCAAGAAAGTTATTCGCTAGCGCCATTGATGCTTCTGCTGCTCCTCCAGGTGCTCGTCCAATTCCAAGGTCAATTCGATTCGGAAAAAGTGTAGCTAATGTATTAAACGTTTCTGCCACTTTATACGGCCTATAGTAAGGTAATAAAAGCGCTCCGCTGCCAAGCTTTATTTTCTCAGTATGAGCACCCATCACTCCTAACAAAATCTCTGGGGCAGAACTGGCGAGCCCACCTAAATCATGATGCTCTGTCAACCAATAACGAGTGTAACCAAATGCTTCACCTGCTTTGGCTAATTGAATCGATTGCTGCAAAGCTTCTTTCGCAGAAAGTCCTTCAGAAATTGGGGATTGATCAAGAATACTGAGCTTCAAACTACATCCCTTCCTTCATCATTATGTAATAACTATGCTATAGTATTCGGACCCATCTGTCGCTTGATTCGCTTGAACATGCATGAAAAATGCTTTTCGAGAAAAACTAGAGAGGAATTATAGAAAGGAGCGAAGAAATATGAGTCGAGGTCAGCATTATAATCATAAGAAAAAAGGGCACCCTGGAAACCTTCCTAAAAATAGTGTAACCGAAGGAAAAGATCATATCCAATATGGTAAACCGATTGAAAATATTATTCCGGAAGAAGCATTTAAAAATCGAGTGAATGAAGAGTAGCCCGTTCTATTTTCACAGGGAACATCAGAAATCGCAAAAAGCTTGAGGAAATTTCACTCAAGCTTTTTAAACATTTTTCAAATAAAAAATTCACGAATTTATGCTTCCAATTTCAGTAACAGCTGCTGCTACCATCGGAATCCAGCTCATCCTTATTCTTATGTCCCTTTAAAAAAAGTCTCTATATTCTTCTACATGCATTTGTTGTAAAGCATGCTTTTGAACTTCTCCAATTGAAGTACGAGGAAATTCATCAATAATTTCAATAATATCTGGAACTTTAAATTTAGCTAATCGTAAACGGCAGTAGTGCATAAGCTCTTCTTTTAATACCTCATGATTCTGCTGCAAAACAACATAGGCTTTCATCCCTTCATCACGAATCTTATCAGGAATACCAACTACTGCAGCTTCATATACACTTGGATGTTCTTCAATAACACTTTCTACCTCGCTTGCAGAAACATTTTGTCCAGAACGTTTAATCATGTCTTTTTCCTCCTTCATATAGTTTCACCTTCACTAAATAAAGTGCTTATATTTTTAAACTAAGCCTCTTTAATAAACTGAAAATTCCAAAAATAAGTCCTTTAAACTATTTTAATTCACATATAAATAACAGTCAATTTTTGGATTCCATGTATGTATCTATACTATTTCAAGAAGAAGATTAGAATAACTCGTTCTGTGTATTAAAAGTACAAATAGCTTAAAAAGACTGTCGAGAAACTCGACAGTCCTAAATTCATATAACATTCTCTTCAATTACTCACCAAACTGCCATACACTATGACTCAAATTTCCATAACGATAACTTCGATGAAGTAATGTAGCTTTTTGTTGATTATGAGCGGCCCCCATCGCATAAAAAAGCGGAATAAAGTGTTCACTTCCATACAACGGCACAGCAAGTTTTGCTGCCGGAGCTAACGAACGATACTGAAAAAGAGACTCAACATCCCAATTATTCAAATGCTCTTCCAGCCACTTGTCGAAATCGAGAGCCCATTGATCAGTTTGATTTTCTCCCGCCATATTCACCATTCCTAAATTATGTACGGTACCTCCACTCCCAATAATTAAAATATCTTTTTCTCTCAATGCAGACAGAGAGTGACCAATTTTATATTGCTCCTCTGCTGAAAGATGTGGATTAACAGACATAGAAATAACTGGTATATCAGCATCTGGATAAAGCATTCTAAGGACAACCCAAGCCCCATGATCTAATCCACGGCTTGTTTCTACTTCATAAGATATACCATGGTCCGTAAACAGTTCTTTAATTTCCTCTGAAAGCTGCTCGTTTCCTTTTGCAGGATATTTAATGCGATATAGCGCTTCAGGAAAGCCGCCGAAATCATAGATTGTTTCATATTCGCCTACTTGGCTTACCTCTTGTATCGAAGACTCCCAATGAGCTGAAAATAAAACAACGGCTTTCGGCCTTGGTAATGTACAACCTAGTTGTGTTAAAAATTGTGTATACTCATTATCCTCGATCGCTAACAACGGTGCCCCGTGAGCGATAAAAAAAGATGGGAACATATTTATTCCTCCTTATTTCCTAATTCATGATGTAACCATTGCATAAAGTCTTGATAATTTTGCTGAGATACAGTATGACCTTCTGGATAAGCATGAAAAGCTACATTTGCACCTAACTGTTTAAAATACTCATCATTCGCTTTTCCCCATTCAAATGGTAACACTTGATCAAATTCCCCATGCGAAATAAAAATAGATAACTGCTTAACAGACTGAATTGAATACTCATTCTTTACGAACTCAGGAATGTATCCACTAAGTGCCACAATCCCTTTAATGTGATCTCCAAGTGTCAAACCTAATGTCATGGAAAGAATGGCTCCTTGACTAAAGCCTAATAAGTACAACTGACTTCGATCTATCGGGTACTTGTCACAGGCATAATCAATGAAATTGGTAATACGCTTAACTGCGTCATCAAAAACAGATCGATGCGGTCTGCCAAATCCCTCAATTGTAAAAAATGCATAACCTGGCGGCTGTGTTAGATGACCTCGAATACTAAAGATATAACATGAGTTTTCCAAGCCACCCGTAAGTGAC from Peribacillus asahii carries:
- a CDS encoding AMP-binding enzyme, which translates into the protein MIKRSGQNVSASEVESVIEEHPSVYEAAVVGIPDKIRDEGMKAYVVLQQNHEVLKEELMHYCRLRLAKFKVPDIIEIIDEFPRTSIGEVQKHALQQMHVEEYRDFF
- a CDS encoding LLM class flavin-dependent oxidoreductase, which gives rise to MKLSILDQSPISEGLSAKEALQQSIQLAKAGEAFGYTRYWLTEHHDLGGLASSAPEILLGVMGAHTEKIKLGSGALLLPYYRPYKVAETFNTLATLFPNRIDLGIGRAPGGAAEASMALANNFLENVWKMPELVAELIQFLHDDFPDSHAFSTVKPAPVPDVPPEIWMLGTSKKSAMLAAENGVAYAFGEFMSEADGKASMKSYRENFKKSRMLASPKTLLTVTAICAETEERARELALSSSIWKIRSAKGKGAYIPSGEEAKKEILSSEEKQVKKQMEQKMLIGTPEQLQERFQALQKEYETDEIMITTTTHCFEDKINSYRLLAEAILF
- a CDS encoding alpha/beta hydrolase, giving the protein MQTSIIYELRKPKQVEPGKTYPALFLMHGMGSNEQDLLSLTGGLENSCYIFSIRGHLTQPPGYAFFTIEGFGRPHRSVFDDAVKRITNFIDYACDKYPIDRSQLYLLGFSQGAILSMTLGLTLGDHIKGIVALSGYIPEFVKNEYSIQSVKQLSIFISHGEFDQVLPFEWGKANDEYFKQLGANVAFHAYPEGHTVSQQNYQDFMQWLHHELGNKEE
- a CDS encoding dioxygenase family protein, which translates into the protein MFPSFFIAHGAPLLAIEDNEYTQFLTQLGCTLPRPKAVVLFSAHWESSIQEVSQVGEYETIYDFGGFPEALYRIKYPAKGNEQLSEEIKELFTDHGISYEVETSRGLDHGAWVVLRMLYPDADIPVISMSVNPHLSAEEQYKIGHSLSALREKDILIIGSGGTVHNLGMVNMAGENQTDQWALDFDKWLEEHLNNWDVESLFQYRSLAPAAKLAVPLYGSEHFIPLFYAMGAAHNQQKATLLHRSYRYGNLSHSVWQFGE